From the genome of Streptomyces sp. NBC_01116, one region includes:
- a CDS encoding sensor histidine kinase translates to MPRTRTTPARSARVGDVALWAALAATTGYGFREAATASWTMDPFLPLAVLGVAVPWSRRRPAAAVVLVNGLCVMGLADSATPGNAHVLSLAVLSCLLGARVASARRPLLVLAGCAAVDLATCAVLRAPPVWWFYALSVLPAALLLPWLAGRHRRGRRQLVREGWRLARGLEERQHLVAERARLTERAEIATDMHDSLGHALSLVALRAGALELSPDLTDRDRSDLADLRGTIADAVEQLRATVAVLQDPPGRDGSAGLPVNDTVEDLLSRAVASGVPVRWERREASPPLSSLVERGMYRVVQEALTNATKHAPDCPISVRIVHESDRTRVSVVNAVPPAGLPARTSVGPERGAGRGLIGLHERVTVLGGSLRTGPDHGRFHVTAVLPHRATARTGMSAPAPGPAPGRPVGARLPAVPSETAAHPAAETAPGTVTAPGTDLPESAERLARVRSDARRRSVVALVAPVVAAVFFVPSAVYLAWQLTTSVLPPSRFDELNVGRPRAELAPLLPDRTYPYPSDHARSASWPPGARCEFYRSGRDLFDEVDLYRLCWSGSTLLTKDTVPARRL, encoded by the coding sequence ATGCCGCGAACGCGTACAACCCCGGCCAGGTCCGCGCGCGTCGGCGACGTGGCGCTGTGGGCCGCGCTCGCCGCCACCACGGGCTACGGGTTCCGGGAAGCGGCCACGGCTTCGTGGACGATGGACCCGTTCCTGCCTCTGGCCGTCCTGGGCGTGGCCGTGCCGTGGTCTCGCCGCCGCCCGGCAGCCGCCGTCGTGCTCGTCAACGGCCTGTGCGTCATGGGCCTGGCCGACAGTGCGACACCAGGCAACGCCCACGTGCTGTCGCTGGCGGTCCTCAGCTGTCTGCTCGGCGCCCGCGTAGCCTCGGCACGGCGCCCGCTCCTGGTGCTCGCCGGGTGTGCTGCCGTCGATCTCGCGACCTGCGCGGTGCTGCGGGCACCGCCGGTGTGGTGGTTCTACGCGCTATCCGTCCTGCCGGCAGCTCTGCTGCTGCCCTGGCTCGCGGGACGCCACCGGCGCGGTCGGCGCCAACTCGTGCGGGAGGGCTGGCGGCTGGCCCGCGGCCTGGAAGAGCGGCAGCATCTGGTCGCAGAACGGGCGCGCCTGACCGAACGCGCGGAGATCGCCACCGACATGCACGACTCCCTCGGGCACGCCCTGAGCCTGGTCGCCCTGCGCGCCGGAGCTCTGGAACTCTCGCCCGACCTCACCGACCGCGACCGCTCCGACCTCGCCGATCTCCGCGGGACCATCGCGGACGCGGTTGAGCAGCTGCGGGCGACCGTCGCAGTCCTGCAGGACCCGCCCGGCAGGGACGGGAGTGCGGGCCTGCCGGTCAACGACACCGTCGAGGACCTCCTCTCACGGGCGGTCGCCTCCGGGGTACCGGTGCGCTGGGAGCGGCGCGAGGCGTCGCCTCCGCTGTCCTCCCTGGTCGAGCGCGGGATGTACCGGGTGGTGCAGGAGGCCCTCACCAACGCGACGAAGCACGCGCCGGACTGTCCCATCAGCGTCCGGATCGTCCACGAGTCCGACCGTACCCGCGTGAGCGTCGTGAACGCCGTCCCGCCGGCCGGCCTCCCGGCGCGCACGAGCGTCGGCCCGGAACGCGGCGCCGGCCGGGGACTCATAGGCCTTCACGAGCGTGTGACCGTCCTCGGCGGCTCCCTGCGAACCGGTCCCGACCATGGCCGTTTCCATGTCACCGCCGTCCTCCCGCACCGGGCGACCGCCCGCACCGGGATGTCGGCACCGGCACCAGGGCCGGCGCCCGGGCGGCCGGTCGGGGCCCGACTGCCCGCGGTGCCGTCGGAGACCGCCGCCCACCCGGCCGCGGAGACGGCCCCAGGCACGGTCACGGCCCCGGGCACGGATCTGCCGGAGTCCGCCGAGCGGCTCGCCCGCGTACGGAGCGACGCCCGCCGCCGTTCCGTCGTCGCCCTCGTAGCACCTGTCGTCGCAGCCGTGTTCTTCGTTCCCTCCGCCGTCTACCTGGCCTGGCAACTGACGACGAGCGTGCTGCCGCCCTCCCGCTTCGACGAGCTGAACGTCGGCCGGCCGCGCGCCGAACTCGCCCCTCTGCTGCCGGACCGCACCTATCCCTACCCGTCCGACCACGCCCGTTCCGCCTCCTGGCCGCCCGGTGCCCGTTGCGAGTTCTACCGTTCCGGCCGCGATCTGTTCGACGAAGTCGACCTCTACCGGCTCTGCTGGTCCGGCAGCACCC
- a CDS encoding ABC transporter permease — MGTVSTDVSDGPRGRTDPGPTGGGFVGAFASEWTKLWTIRTPYVCLLVGLVVTAVFTFYYGSIARINDKPVQPVGNASVSSVILTQFALVILAMTMVTSEYSTSSVRTSLLWVPLRARVQLAKSSLSALVGFVTAGVWAVLGIALAWGPFQGHAGFELPEVAYQTAAMGVYSALICVLTVGVSFALRTAAGAVAVVFFVVSALPGMLVGLGGPVLLAINAYLPQTVGGYLMSSDGKAPFPDAVSLLILLGWAVAAQIAGLLVLRRRDA; from the coding sequence GTGGGAACCGTATCGACCGACGTGAGCGACGGCCCCCGTGGCCGTACGGATCCCGGCCCCACCGGTGGCGGATTCGTCGGCGCGTTCGCCTCCGAGTGGACCAAGCTGTGGACGATCCGCACGCCCTACGTCTGCCTGCTGGTCGGCCTCGTCGTGACCGCGGTCTTCACCTTCTACTACGGGTCGATCGCCCGGATCAACGACAAGCCGGTACAGCCGGTCGGCAACGCCTCGGTGTCCTCGGTCATCCTCACCCAGTTCGCCCTGGTGATTCTGGCGATGACGATGGTGACGAGCGAATACTCCACGAGCAGCGTGCGGACCTCGCTGCTGTGGGTGCCGCTCAGGGCCCGCGTGCAGCTGGCCAAGTCGTCGCTGAGTGCCCTGGTGGGCTTCGTGACCGCGGGAGTGTGGGCGGTGCTGGGCATCGCCCTGGCCTGGGGCCCCTTCCAGGGGCACGCCGGCTTCGAGCTGCCGGAGGTGGCGTACCAGACCGCGGCCATGGGCGTGTACTCCGCGCTGATCTGCGTGCTGACGGTAGGAGTGTCGTTCGCCCTGCGGACGGCGGCCGGCGCCGTGGCCGTGGTCTTCTTCGTGGTGTCCGCCCTGCCCGGCATGCTGGTCGGACTGGGAGGTCCGGTGCTCCTGGCCATCAACGCGTACCTGCCGCAGACCGTGGGCGGTTATCTCATGTCGAGTGACGGGAAGGCCCCGTTCCCGGACGCCGTGAGTCTGCTGATCCTGCTGGGGTGGGCCGTTGCCGCCCAGATCGCCGGTCTTCTCGTGCTGCGACGACGGGACGCCTGA
- a CDS encoding ATP-binding cassette domain-containing protein — protein sequence MITLRELTKRYGETVAVDGLTLDVRGGLVTGFLGPNGAGKSTTMRMILGLDHPSGGEALVGGRPYSSLRHPIREVGALLDAKALHPARSARGHLVAQARSNGIPVGRVDEVLEQVGLAKAARRSAGAFSLGMYQRLGVAGALLGDPQVLIFDEPVNGLDPDGVRWVRELVRSLAAEGRTVFLSSHLMSEMQLTADRLVIIGRGKLLADTPMADLLAGSSLSSVRVRTPGIADLRTLTARLVKEGGVNVESPAAGELVVKGRTAEQVGDLAHGLGLRLHELRTVSASLEQVYMELTAQSVEYETSGAVLGGTDTGQTQGAGA from the coding sequence GTGATCACCCTTCGGGAACTGACCAAGCGTTACGGCGAGACCGTCGCCGTGGACGGTCTGACACTGGACGTCAGAGGCGGTCTGGTGACCGGCTTCCTCGGGCCCAACGGCGCCGGGAAGTCGACCACGATGCGCATGATCCTCGGCCTGGACCATCCCTCCGGGGGCGAAGCGCTCGTCGGAGGACGGCCGTACTCCTCGTTGCGCCACCCGATCCGCGAGGTCGGCGCGCTCCTGGACGCCAAGGCGCTGCACCCGGCTCGCTCCGCACGCGGCCACCTGGTGGCGCAGGCGCGCAGCAACGGCATACCGGTGGGCCGGGTGGACGAGGTGCTGGAGCAGGTCGGTCTGGCGAAGGCGGCGAGACGCTCCGCCGGGGCGTTCTCCCTCGGCATGTACCAGCGGTTGGGCGTGGCGGGCGCGCTGCTCGGCGACCCGCAGGTGCTCATCTTCGACGAGCCGGTCAACGGCCTCGACCCCGACGGCGTCCGCTGGGTGCGCGAGCTCGTGCGGTCCCTGGCCGCAGAGGGCCGGACGGTCTTCCTGTCCAGCCACCTGATGAGCGAAATGCAGCTGACCGCCGACCGACTGGTCATCATCGGACGGGGGAAGCTCCTGGCCGACACGCCGATGGCCGATCTGTTGGCCGGCAGCTCGCTGTCGTCGGTCCGGGTGCGGACCCCTGGCATCGCGGACCTGCGCACGCTGACCGCCCGGCTCGTGAAGGAGGGCGGTGTGAACGTGGAGTCGCCCGCGGCCGGCGAACTCGTGGTGAAGGGCCGCACCGCCGAACAGGTGGGCGACCTGGCCCACGGGCTGGGACTGCGGCTGCACGAACTGCGGACCGTCTCGGCTTCGCTGGAACAGGTCTACATGGAACTCACCGCACAGAGCGTGGAGTACGAGACGAGCGGCGCGGTGCTCGGCGGCACGGATACCGGGCAGACGCAGGGAGCGGGAGCGTGA
- a CDS encoding response regulator, with product MLIADDEAMIRAGVRAILARDPHVEVVAEAGDGHEAIALTLRHRPDVVLLDIRMPGLDGLTAAARLHRASEAVGVIMLTTFGQDEYVTRALEEGADGFLLKADDPRELLNGVRAVGAGGAYLSPRVAGRVIAGMRAHRAAHPHRSLERLTKRERAVLAGLGAGLSNAEIAGRLHLVEGTVKAHVSAVLTKLGARNRVEAAVSAYEAGLVPPGRR from the coding sequence GTGCTGATCGCCGACGACGAAGCGATGATCCGGGCGGGGGTACGGGCCATCCTCGCCCGGGACCCGCACGTCGAGGTGGTCGCCGAGGCGGGCGACGGGCACGAGGCCATCGCGCTCACCCTCCGGCACCGGCCGGACGTGGTCCTGCTGGACATCCGGATGCCCGGCCTGGACGGGCTGACGGCGGCGGCACGGCTCCACCGCGCGTCGGAGGCGGTGGGCGTGATCATGCTGACGACCTTCGGCCAGGACGAGTACGTCACCCGAGCGCTGGAGGAGGGCGCCGACGGCTTCCTGCTGAAAGCGGACGACCCGAGAGAACTCCTCAACGGGGTGCGGGCGGTGGGGGCCGGCGGGGCCTACCTGTCCCCGCGGGTCGCCGGCCGGGTCATCGCCGGGATGCGCGCACACCGGGCGGCCCACCCTCACCGTTCACTGGAGCGGCTCACCAAACGGGAACGCGCCGTACTGGCCGGACTCGGGGCGGGCCTGTCCAACGCGGAGATCGCCGGCCGTCTGCACCTTGTGGAGGGCACGGTGAAAGCACACGTCAGCGCCGTACTCACGAAGCTGGGCGCCCGCAACCGCGTGGAGGCGGCCGTCTCCGCGTACGAGGCCGGCCTGGTCCCACCCGGTCGTCGCTGA